A DNA window from Capnocytophaga sp. ARDL2 contains the following coding sequences:
- the pepE gene encoding dipeptidase PepE — MKNIIAASTSTVYGSGYLEYLLPEIECHFSGIDEVLFIAYARAGGATHDEYTQRVQNALNVIGKKVVGLHEFHQPIKAIQNAQAIFVGGGNTFLLVQQLYKNDLIAPLKEKLTLGTPYVGCSAGSNIVGLTMGTTNDMPIVQVPSYQTLGMLPFNINPHFLDKPIDSKHKGETREERIFEFHKHNIQPVIGLREGSWIEIKGDEIQLKGELTAKWFEQGKEPIEISPGKITL; from the coding sequence ATGAAAAATATTATTGCAGCCAGTACCTCTACTGTATATGGGTCGGGTTATTTGGAATATTTGTTGCCAGAAATAGAGTGTCATTTTTCTGGAATAGATGAAGTGCTTTTTATTGCATACGCTCGTGCGGGTGGAGCTACTCATGATGAATATACTCAAAGGGTGCAAAATGCTTTGAATGTTATTGGAAAAAAAGTTGTTGGATTACATGAATTTCATCAACCAATAAAAGCAATTCAAAACGCACAAGCTATTTTTGTTGGAGGAGGAAATACATTTTTATTGGTTCAGCAATTGTATAAAAATGATTTGATTGCACCATTGAAAGAAAAATTAACATTAGGTACGCCCTATGTAGGATGCTCAGCGGGAAGTAACATTGTTGGTTTGACAATGGGCACCACCAATGACATGCCGATTGTTCAAGTGCCAAGTTATCAAACCTTAGGAATGTTGCCCTTTAATATCAATCCTCATTTTTTAGACAAACCGATTGATAGTAAGCATAAAGGAGAAACAAGAGAAGAAAGAATATTTGAATTTCACAAACATAATATTCAACCTGTAATTGGTTTGAGAGAAGGGAGTTGGATTGAAATAAAAGGAGATGAAATACAGTTGAAAGGCGAATTGACTGCCAAATGGTTTGAACAAGGAAAAGAACCTATTGAAATATCTCCTGGAAAAATCACTTTATAA
- the rplT gene encoding 50S ribosomal protein L20, producing the protein MPKANNAVASRARRKRILKQAKGFFGRRKNVWTVAKNAVEKAMQYAYRDRKQKKRNFRSLWIMRINAGARLHGLSYSQFMGKVKANGIELNRKVLADLAMNHPEAFAAIVNKVK; encoded by the coding sequence ATGCCAAAAGCAAATAATGCAGTTGCCTCAAGAGCAAGAAGAAAAAGAATTCTGAAACAAGCTAAAGGTTTCTTCGGAAGACGCAAAAACGTTTGGACAGTAGCTAAAAACGCGGTAGAAAAAGCAATGCAATACGCTTACCGCGATAGAAAACAAAAGAAAAGAAATTTCCGTTCATTGTGGATCATGCGTATCAACGCAGGTGCTCGTTTACACGGATTGTCTTATTCTCAATTTATGGGTAAAGTAAAAGCTAATGGAATCGAGCTAAACCGTAAAGTTTTGGCTGACTTAGCAATGAACCACCCTGAAGCTTTCGCAGCTATCGTAAACAAAGTAAAATAA
- the infC gene encoding translation initiation factor IF-3 codes for MHRINNAIRVPEVRLVGDNVEPGVYKLAQAMQLADEQELDLVEISPNAEPPVCKIIDYKKYLYEQKKREKVLKAKSAQITVKEIRFGPQTDQHDYDFKKKNAEKFLKEGSKVKAYVFFKGRSIIYKEQGQILLLKLAQDLEEFGKVEAMPVLEGKKMTMFIAPKKKKQ; via the coding sequence TTGCATAGAATAAACAATGCAATCAGAGTTCCGGAAGTACGTCTTGTAGGCGACAATGTAGAACCAGGAGTTTACAAATTGGCTCAAGCCATGCAACTGGCAGATGAGCAGGAGTTGGATTTGGTAGAAATTTCTCCAAATGCAGAACCACCTGTTTGTAAAATTATCGATTACAAAAAATATTTGTACGAGCAGAAAAAACGCGAAAAAGTACTAAAAGCTAAATCAGCACAAATCACTGTGAAAGAAATTCGTTTTGGACCTCAAACGGATCAACACGATTATGATTTTAAAAAGAAAAATGCTGAAAAATTTCTGAAAGAAGGTTCGAAAGTAAAAGCCTATGTATTCTTTAAAGGGCGTTCGATTATCTATAAGGAACAAGGGCAAATTTTATTGTTGAAATTGGCTCAAGACCTTGAAGAATTTGGAAAAGTAGAGGCAATGCCTGTATTGGAAGGTAAAAAAATGACTATGTTCATTGCACCTAAAAAGAAAAAACAATAA
- the rpsA gene encoding 30S ribosomal protein S1 produces the protein MSEQNTNSQEFLDSFNWENYENGIEAIDVQNLKEFEDLVEKTFISTDEEEVVEGVVVRITERDAIVDINAKSEGVISLNEFRYNPNLKVGDKVEVLIDVREDRNGQLVLSHRKARTIKAWDRVLAAHESGEIVNGFVKCRTKGGMIVDVFGIEAFLPGSQIDVKPIRDYDQFVNKTMEFKVVKINHEFKNVVVSHKALIEADIEEQKREIIGQLEKGQVLEGVVKNITSYGVFIDLGGVDGLIHITDLSWSRINHPSEVLELDQKLNVVILDFDDEKTRIQLGLKQLNAHPWDALDANLNVGDKVKGKVVVLADYGAFIEVAEGVEGLIHVSEMSWSTHLRSAQDFVKVGDEVEAVILTIDRDERKMSLGVKQLTNDPWADIAVKYPVGSKHTGTVRNFTNFGIFVELEEGIDGLVYISDLSWTKKIKHPSEFVNVGDKLEVVVLELDVEARKLSLGHKQTTDNPWDAHEAVYGVGSVHNGTIADLNDKGATVNFEEDVVAFIPTRHLEKEDGKKLKKGDAADFKVIEFNKEFKRVVASHTATFREEEEKVVKAAEEKAATTATEKTTLGDIDALAELKAKMEGKN, from the coding sequence ATGTCTGAACAAAACACAAACTCACAAGAGTTTTTAGATTCTTTCAACTGGGAGAATTACGAAAACGGAATTGAGGCAATCGATGTTCAAAATCTTAAAGAATTTGAAGATTTAGTAGAAAAAACTTTCATCTCTACAGACGAAGAAGAAGTTGTAGAAGGTGTAGTTGTAAGAATCACTGAAAGAGATGCAATCGTTGACATCAACGCAAAATCTGAAGGTGTAATTTCTTTGAACGAATTCCGTTACAATCCAAACTTGAAAGTCGGAGACAAAGTAGAAGTTCTTATCGATGTAAGAGAAGACAGAAACGGACAATTGGTACTTTCTCACAGAAAAGCTCGTACAATCAAAGCTTGGGATAGAGTATTGGCTGCTCACGAATCTGGAGAAATCGTAAACGGATTTGTAAAATGTAGAACGAAAGGTGGTATGATCGTAGATGTATTCGGAATCGAAGCATTCTTACCAGGTTCTCAAATTGATGTAAAACCTATCCGTGATTACGACCAATTTGTAAACAAAACTATGGAGTTCAAAGTTGTAAAAATCAACCACGAATTCAAGAATGTTGTAGTTTCTCACAAAGCATTGATCGAAGCTGATATCGAAGAGCAAAAACGCGAAATTATCGGTCAATTGGAAAAAGGTCAAGTATTGGAAGGTGTGGTTAAAAACATTACTTCCTATGGTGTATTCATCGACTTAGGAGGTGTTGACGGATTGATTCACATCACTGACTTGTCTTGGTCTCGTATCAACCACCCATCAGAAGTATTGGAATTAGACCAAAAATTGAATGTTGTAATCCTTGATTTCGATGACGAGAAAACTCGTATCCAATTAGGATTGAAACAATTGAACGCTCATCCTTGGGACGCTTTAGATGCTAACTTGAATGTTGGTGATAAAGTAAAAGGTAAAGTAGTAGTTTTGGCTGATTACGGTGCCTTCATCGAAGTAGCAGAAGGTGTAGAAGGATTGATCCATGTATCTGAAATGTCATGGTCAACTCACTTGCGTTCAGCTCAAGATTTCGTAAAAGTAGGTGATGAGGTTGAAGCTGTAATCCTTACTATCGACAGAGATGAGCGTAAAATGTCTTTAGGTGTGAAACAATTGACAAACGATCCATGGGCTGATATCGCTGTAAAATACCCAGTGGGATCTAAACACACAGGTACAGTTCGTAATTTTACAAATTTCGGTATCTTTGTAGAATTGGAAGAAGGAATCGACGGATTGGTGTACATTTCTGATCTTTCTTGGACTAAGAAAATCAAACACCCATCTGAATTTGTAAATGTAGGAGACAAATTGGAGGTTGTAGTATTAGAATTGGATGTAGAAGCTCGTAAACTTTCTTTAGGACACAAACAAACTACAGATAATCCTTGGGATGCACATGAGGCTGTTTACGGTGTAGGTTCTGTACACAATGGAACTATCGCTGACTTGAACGACAAAGGTGCAACTGTAAACTTTGAAGAAGATGTAGTAGCTTTCATTCCAACTCGTCACTTGGAAAAAGAAGACGGTAAAAAGTTGAAAAAAGGTGATGCTGCAGATTTCAAAGTAATTGAGTTTAATAAAGAATTCAAAAGAGTAGTAGCATCTCACACAGCTACTTTCCGTGAGGAAGAAGAAAAAGTTGTAAAAGCTGCTGAAGAGAAAGCTGCAACTACTGCAACTGAAAAGACTACATTAGGAGATATCGACGCTTTGGCTGAATTGAAAGCTAAAATGGAAGGTAAAAACTAA
- a CDS encoding CshA/CshB family fibrillar adhesin-related protein, with amino-acid sequence MKNLFSYLLLISLFSTKNYSQPCFPNQVVTASYATGGDSPYKKDIVWLTWGSTLANVSQFPYGNHGQPIKIGDKSRASLHLEGNNYMCIEVEITEINRPNFNLSLAQKNNLIASYKPGTYTGDSMDKLYNIGGIGANNKLIAGIVNRLEKYEIEVTFSAKATLNNNPIRLTGLAFADAESLAPTNEHLKAEAIGNWNIIDIRKNTASNQYLISKKMITHNLQQIFFSKGNNTNTGGVAILEFTKDAYAANDFSVSFKVNLKGSGKTALAVGVLTPLSDLGDAPQSYGSPMHLIQNLKIKSDGIPVTNTSVNINTKEYNPGGLELTDGKYLGSSPPDHDNVTYDSDDAMGDNITGSAGIKEEDAWPENFIRISNNQIRAWNNQIIVNIPFKNGEINDYISGWIDFNLNGVFDESERQTKQLTYQDINNGFVTLSWTIPSSVKPKTTYTRLRYFSKNETYTSPTAPANFGEVEDHKIFFVYPQNTNPALLNQHKG; translated from the coding sequence ATGAAAAATTTATTTTCATATCTCTTGTTAATTTCACTTTTTTCAACAAAAAATTACTCTCAACCTTGTTTTCCAAATCAAGTAGTAACAGCATCGTATGCAACAGGAGGTGACAGTCCTTATAAGAAGGACATTGTTTGGCTTACATGGGGTTCTACTTTAGCAAATGTTTCTCAATTTCCTTATGGGAATCATGGGCAACCTATCAAAATTGGTGACAAATCAAGAGCTTCTTTACATTTAGAAGGTAATAACTATATGTGTATAGAAGTTGAAATCACCGAAATCAATAGACCGAATTTTAATTTATCTCTTGCCCAAAAAAACAATTTGATTGCAAGCTACAAACCTGGAACATATACTGGAGACTCGATGGACAAATTGTACAACATTGGAGGAATTGGAGCAAATAATAAATTAATAGCAGGAATAGTAAACAGATTAGAAAAATATGAAATTGAAGTTACCTTTTCAGCCAAAGCTACTTTAAACAATAACCCCATTCGTTTGACAGGTTTAGCATTTGCAGATGCAGAATCATTAGCACCTACCAACGAACATTTAAAAGCAGAAGCTATTGGAAATTGGAATATTATCGATATTAGAAAAAACACAGCTTCTAATCAATATTTAATATCTAAAAAAATGATTACTCACAATTTGCAACAAATATTTTTCTCGAAGGGAAACAACACTAATACAGGAGGAGTTGCCATTTTAGAATTTACAAAAGATGCCTATGCAGCCAATGACTTTAGCGTCTCGTTTAAAGTAAATTTAAAAGGTTCTGGAAAAACCGCTTTAGCTGTAGGTGTACTCACCCCTTTATCTGATTTAGGAGACGCTCCTCAATCATATGGATCCCCAATGCATTTGATTCAAAATTTAAAGATAAAATCCGACGGAATTCCTGTTACAAATACGTCAGTAAATATCAACACAAAAGAATATAATCCAGGTGGTTTGGAATTGACAGACGGAAAATATTTAGGTTCAAGTCCACCTGACCATGACAACGTTACTTATGATTCAGATGATGCTATGGGGGATAATATCACAGGAAGTGCTGGTATAAAAGAAGAAGATGCTTGGCCAGAAAACTTCATCAGAATTTCAAACAATCAAATCAGAGCCTGGAACAATCAAATCATCGTAAATATTCCATTCAAAAACGGTGAAATCAACGATTATATCTCAGGCTGGATAGATTTTAATCTAAACGGTGTTTTTGACGAAAGCGAAAGACAAACCAAACAATTGACCTATCAAGACATTAACAACGGATTTGTTACACTTTCATGGACAATTCCGTCATCAGTCAAGCCAAAAACTACTTATACAAGGTTACGCTATTTTAGTAAAAACGAAACATATACAAGCCCAACTGCTCCAGCAAACTTTGGAGAAGTAGAAGATCACAAAATCTTTTTTGTCTATCCACAAAATACAAACCCAGCATTGCTCAATCAACATAAAGGATAA
- a CDS encoding M17 family metallopeptidase, with product MIHKFQQAQGSVKVYLLQNEPTTIDLPDFLKDSFTQFQSSEDKEDFVKIGNDYYFFIKEQDCLEKMRLVGHNIRTKIDKKVKKISIIGNGEKVLAIAEGLCLSNYQFLKYFSDADEKKYALETVGIVGDVSEEQINKLNNIIKAVFWARNMVNEPVSYLTAPQLAKEIEELGAEAQFSVKVLGKSEIEELKMGGLLAVNKGSVTPPTFTILEYKPAKPKNEKPIVLVGKGVVYDTGGLSLKPTAGSMDLMKSDMGGAAMMAGAMYAAALNKLDVHIIGLIPATDNRPGGEAYTPGDVITMMDGTTIEVLNTDAEGRMILADAISYATRYNPKLIINAATLTGAALVVGGTRTACMMSNANESINKQLIDAGAKVHERMIQLPLWDDYKELLKSTVADMKNIGGRYAGTITAGKFLEHFAKAPFVHIDIAGPAFTESPENYKGQGGTGTGVRMLQEFFEKL from the coding sequence ATGATACATAAATTTCAACAAGCTCAAGGAAGCGTAAAAGTATATTTACTTCAAAACGAACCAACTACTATTGATTTACCTGATTTTTTGAAAGATTCTTTCACTCAATTTCAATCTTCGGAGGACAAAGAAGATTTTGTAAAAATTGGAAATGATTACTACTTTTTTATAAAAGAACAGGATTGTTTGGAAAAAATGCGTTTGGTAGGACACAACATTCGCACGAAAATCGACAAGAAAGTAAAGAAAATTTCAATCATTGGAAATGGTGAAAAAGTTTTAGCTATAGCTGAAGGTTTGTGTTTGTCAAACTATCAATTTTTGAAATATTTTTCCGATGCAGATGAAAAAAAATATGCCTTGGAAACAGTTGGCATTGTAGGAGATGTTAGTGAGGAGCAAATCAACAAATTAAACAATATCATCAAAGCGGTTTTTTGGGCAAGAAATATGGTAAACGAACCTGTTTCGTATTTAACAGCTCCGCAATTGGCTAAAGAAATCGAAGAATTGGGTGCTGAGGCTCAGTTTAGTGTAAAAGTTCTTGGAAAATCTGAAATCGAAGAACTAAAAATGGGGGGATTATTGGCAGTAAACAAAGGATCGGTTACACCGCCAACTTTCACAATTTTGGAATACAAACCAGCCAAACCTAAAAACGAAAAACCAATTGTATTGGTAGGAAAAGGTGTGGTTTACGACACAGGTGGACTTTCGTTGAAACCAACCGCAGGTTCTATGGATTTGATGAAATCGGATATGGGAGGTGCGGCTATGATGGCTGGTGCAATGTATGCTGCGGCGTTGAATAAATTGGATGTACACATTATCGGATTAATTCCTGCAACGGACAATCGTCCTGGTGGTGAGGCTTATACCCCTGGCGATGTGATAACGATGATGGACGGAACCACTATCGAAGTATTAAATACCGATGCCGAAGGTCGTATGATTTTGGCAGATGCGATTAGCTATGCTACTCGCTACAATCCAAAATTGATTATCAACGCAGCGACTTTGACTGGAGCGGCTTTAGTCGTAGGCGGAACGCGTACGGCTTGTATGATGAGTAATGCCAACGAATCGATAAACAAGCAACTCATTGATGCAGGAGCCAAAGTTCACGAGCGTATGATACAATTGCCCCTGTGGGACGATTACAAAGAATTGCTAAAATCGACAGTGGCGGATATGAAAAACATTGGCGGTCGCTATGCTGGAACGATTACCGCTGGTAAATTTTTAGAGCATTTTGCCAAAGCTCCGTTTGTACATATCGACATAGCAGGACCTGCCTTTACCGAATCTCCAGAAAACTACAAAGGACAGGGTGGAACGGGTACTGGTGTGAGAATGTTGCAAGAGTTTTTTGAGAAATTGTAG
- the dnaN gene encoding DNA polymerase III subunit beta has protein sequence MKFIVSSTYLLKQLSVLGSVIASNNTLHILDNFLFELNENQLHVSASDLETTMTATLEIESTSVGSIAVPAKLLLETLKSFPEQPLTFVVNEETNDIEISSSFGKYSLKYLPGDEFPKAEIIEEPLRATISSEILATAISKTIFATGNDDLRPVMSGVFFQFSPAGMVFVATDAHKLVKYSRKDVVSEHETSFIMPKKPLNILKNNLVTEDEVVIEYNESNARFSFDNYTLICRLIDGKYPNYETVIPKENPNKMVITRSQFLGSVRRVAIYSNKTTHQIRLKVAGSELNISAEDLDYSNKADERLTCSYNGDDMQIGFNSKFLIEMLNNLQSDDIQLEMSLPNRAGILTPVDGLDEGEEVLMLVMPVMLNN, from the coding sequence ATGAAATTTATAGTATCAAGTACATATTTGCTAAAACAATTGTCGGTTTTAGGAAGTGTAATCGCAAGTAATAATACATTACACATTTTAGATAATTTTTTATTTGAATTGAATGAAAATCAGTTGCATGTGTCTGCTTCAGATTTGGAAACAACGATGACAGCAACTTTAGAAATAGAATCTACAAGTGTCGGAAGTATCGCAGTTCCAGCAAAATTATTGTTGGAGACTTTGAAATCTTTCCCAGAGCAACCGTTGACATTTGTAGTAAACGAAGAGACAAATGATATCGAAATTAGTTCGTCTTTTGGTAAATATTCATTGAAATATTTGCCTGGAGATGAGTTTCCTAAAGCAGAAATTATCGAAGAGCCATTGAGAGCTACTATTTCTTCTGAGATTTTGGCTACAGCTATCAGCAAAACGATTTTTGCAACAGGAAATGACGATTTGCGTCCAGTGATGTCAGGGGTGTTTTTCCAGTTTTCACCAGCAGGAATGGTCTTTGTGGCTACTGATGCTCATAAATTGGTAAAATATTCAAGAAAAGATGTGGTTTCAGAGCATGAAACAAGTTTTATTATGCCAAAAAAACCATTGAATATTTTGAAAAATAATTTGGTTACTGAAGATGAAGTGGTGATAGAATACAACGAATCAAATGCGAGATTTTCATTTGACAATTACACATTGATTTGTAGGTTGATTGATGGGAAATATCCAAATTATGAAACAGTAATTCCAAAAGAAAATCCAAACAAAATGGTTATTACTCGTTCGCAATTTTTAGGATCAGTACGTCGTGTAGCAATTTATTCAAATAAAACAACTCATCAAATTCGTTTGAAAGTAGCAGGTAGCGAATTAAATATTTCGGCAGAGGATTTGGATTATTCAAACAAGGCAGACGAACGTCTCACTTGTAGCTACAATGGAGATGATATGCAGATTGGATTCAATTCAAAGTTTCTAATTGAAATGTTAAACAACCTACAATCAGACGATATCCAATTGGAAATGTCGTTGCCAAACAGAGCTGGAATTCTTACACCTGTTGACGGTTTGGACGAAGGCGAAGAGGTGTTGATGTTGGTAATGCCAGTGATGCTTAATAATTAA
- a CDS encoding ComF family protein — protein MIARFLHIIHDLFFPNTCIICDNHLFANEKFICPKCDSESNWIPSSNDNLVYLKERFFGKFSFEYLIGLMTYDHDENSKILIHHLKYKNLPKIGELFSDKTIELYDNHPIFQQADYLIKIPLHPDKLKKRGYNQLDGFTKKISQHFDIPILENHIIRTKNTMAQALRNKKERLKNKDLFEIKNKIDLNGKHVIVIDDVVTTGTTLTHFVNVLQSENDCKVSILCMAVAK, from the coding sequence ATGATTGCCCGCTTTTTACATATAATACATGATTTATTTTTCCCAAATACTTGTATAATTTGTGACAATCATTTGTTTGCTAATGAAAAGTTTATTTGCCCTAAATGTGATTCTGAATCTAATTGGATTCCGTCTTCAAACGACAATCTCGTCTATCTAAAAGAACGTTTTTTTGGTAAATTTTCATTTGAATATTTGATAGGGTTGATGACTTATGATCATGATGAAAATTCTAAAATACTTATTCATCATTTAAAGTATAAAAATCTGCCAAAAATTGGAGAACTGTTTTCAGACAAAACGATTGAGCTGTATGATAATCACCCCATTTTTCAACAAGCGGATTATCTAATCAAAATACCACTTCATCCTGATAAATTAAAAAAAAGAGGTTATAATCAATTGGATGGTTTTACCAAAAAAATCAGTCAACACTTTGATATTCCTATTTTAGAAAATCATATCATCCGTACAAAAAACACTATGGCTCAGGCGTTGAGAAATAAAAAAGAGCGATTAAAAAACAAAGATTTATTCGAAATAAAAAACAAAATAGATTTGAATGGCAAACACGTAATTGTGATTGACGATGTAGTGACTACGGGTACTACATTGACCCATTTTGTAAATGTTTTACAAAGTGAAAACGACTGCAAAGTCAGCATCTTGTGTATGGCGGTAGCAAAGTAA
- a CDS encoding DNA cytosine methyltransferase, with protein MNIVSFFAGAGGLDLGFEKAGFDGCVFVFHYLLFKFVEQWQKYLF; from the coding sequence ATGAATATAGTATCATTTTTTGCAGGAGCTGGAGGATTGGACCTTGGATTTGAAAAAGCAGGGTTTGATGGTTGTGTTTTTGTCTTTCATTATCTACTTTTCAAGTTTGTTGAGCAATGGCAAAAATATTTATTCTGA
- the rpmI gene encoding 50S ribosomal protein L35, translated as MPKMKTKSSAKKRFTVTGSGKIKRKHAFKSHILTKKSKKRKLALTHSGLVHKADERSVKEQLRIV; from the coding sequence ATGCCTAAAATGAAAACTAAATCTAGTGCTAAGAAGCGTTTTACCGTTACTGGCTCTGGAAAAATCAAAAGAAAACACGCTTTCAAAAGTCACATCTTGACTAAAAAATCTAAAAAGCGTAAATTAGCTTTAACTCACTCTGGTTTGGTACACAAAGCAGATGAAAGAAGTGTAAAAGAACAATTGAGAATCGTTTAA
- a CDS encoding ABC transporter ATP-binding protein translates to MIKAKNINKHFGDNQILKNIDLTVAKGEIVSIVGASGAGKTTLLHILGTLTEADKDTQTALEINNQSIVGLSTKDLSDFRNKHLGFVFQFHQLLPEFTALENVLLPTMIAGREQKESKEEAMKLLAHLGLEHRANHFPEQLSGGEQQRVSVARALINKPAVVFADEPSGNLDTQSAEKLHQLFFDLRNQLGQTFVIVTHNEILANMADRKLVMKDGRIIEEVRK, encoded by the coding sequence ATGATCAAAGCAAAAAACATAAACAAGCACTTTGGAGACAATCAAATTTTAAAAAACATAGATTTGACGGTTGCAAAAGGAGAAATTGTCAGTATAGTAGGAGCGTCAGGGGCAGGAAAAACGACTTTGTTGCATATATTAGGAACATTGACCGAAGCAGACAAAGATACTCAGACAGCGTTGGAAATCAACAATCAATCAATAGTAGGATTATCAACAAAAGATTTGTCTGATTTTCGCAATAAACATTTGGGTTTTGTCTTTCAATTTCATCAGTTGTTGCCAGAGTTTACAGCATTAGAAAATGTACTTTTGCCAACGATGATAGCTGGAAGAGAACAAAAAGAGAGTAAAGAAGAGGCAATGAAATTGCTTGCTCATCTGGGATTGGAGCATAGAGCAAACCATTTTCCGGAGCAATTGTCGGGTGGTGAACAACAAAGAGTTTCAGTAGCAAGAGCGTTGATCAACAAACCAGCGGTGGTGTTTGCAGACGAACCATCAGGAAATTTAGATACACAATCGGCTGAAAAATTACATCAATTGTTTTTTGACCTACGCAATCAATTGGGTCAAACCTTTGTGATAGTAACACACAATGAAATTTTGGCTAATATGGCAGACCGAAAACTCGTAATGAAAGACGGTAGAATTATAGAAGAAGTAAGAAAATAA
- a CDS encoding DUF4293 domain-containing protein: MIQRIQTVYMFLAFAVAGGLSLVIPLWTLADGTSYIAGMNTWYTLLFASSAALSMYAILQYKKRQTQFVVNRLNMILNFILLGLFVFRSLNLSGETQVSEKGIGMLLPLVSIFLLAFANRAIKKDEDLVKSADRIR, translated from the coding sequence ATGATACAAAGGATACAAACTGTTTATATGTTTTTGGCATTTGCTGTTGCTGGAGGCCTTTCATTGGTTATTCCTTTATGGACTTTGGCAGATGGCACTAGTTATATAGCTGGAATGAATACGTGGTACACTTTGCTATTTGCGAGTTCGGCTGCTTTGTCAATGTATGCCATTTTACAATATAAAAAGAGACAGACTCAATTTGTGGTAAACAGATTGAACATGATATTGAACTTTATTTTACTAGGATTGTTTGTATTTCGATCGCTAAATTTATCCGGAGAAACACAAGTTTCTGAGAAGGGTATTGGGATGCTTCTTCCTCTTGTTTCTATCTTTCTGTTAGCCTTTGCAAACAGAGCCATAAAGAAGGACGAAGATCTTGTAAAATCTGCCGATAGAATACGATAA